The Equus caballus isolate H_3958 breed thoroughbred chromosome 4, TB-T2T, whole genome shotgun sequence genome includes the window TCCGGGACAGCCTCTTCTCATAAGCAAAAGTGGGCACCTTCCTCCGCAGCTGGTCGAAGGCCTCGTTGAGGTTGAACATCCGCTTCCTCTCGCGGATGTTGGCGGCCTGGCGCTGAGCGTAGGTGATCACCCTTTTCCTCTTGGGGCGGCCCAGCAGGGACGCGCCTCTGCcgtgctcctcttcctcctcttcctcgtcTACTTCGCCCTCATCGTCTTCTGGATCCTCCTCCTCAAAGCGCGCCAGCCTCCTGGGTCTTCCGTCTCGGTCCCCAAAGGGGACCCCGGGCGCGAAGCCACAGAGGAGAGGGCGCCCCGGGGAGGCCAGAGACAGGTCTGCGACGAAGTCCAGCACGGTGGCGTCCACACAGCTCTCCGGATAGGCCGCCATCGCGTCGGCTCGGCCCTGCGTCTCATCGATTTCTCGCAGGGAGGGGCGAGACTGGTGATGGGCTTCCTAACAGCCCTGAGTCTGATTGTGGCACCGTCTCCGAAGGGCTGGGGGCCATTGATATTTATAACCAAGCTGATAACAGGATTAGTCGCACGGATAGGGAAGGCTCTGACAACGTCCTTCCTCTAGAAACTGATGGAAGAAGACAAGCTTGAGCACGCATGGAAGACTCAAAGGGACAGGCCTCCAATTCTGAGATCCTTTTCGCTGCGCCACCTGGGACAGTTCCTTCTTGGCAGCAACTCCCAGCTCTTACCTGCTGTGCTTTTTGTGTCTCTCCTCACCCCTGCAGCCAACTAATATTCTTCAAGCTCCTTATCTCATGTAGTTCTTTAATTTAGCTCTGGATTTTCAAAGCGAGGATGTTTTCCACCGCTCTGGCTTCTCCTTGGCTTCAGAGTAGGAGTCCTGAATCTTGCCACCCGAGGCTGCCAATGCAATGGGTGTAAAACAAGTGCATGTGCTTTTAATGATGTCCTGAAGAGGGGCCCTGTCTGCCAGGGGTCGAGCGGCGCTGTTTGTCTGGTATCCCAGTGCAGCGGCCACTGAAAGGAAAGATCTCCCATTAGCCTAAGTAAGCACGGTAGGGGGGCCGAAAGCGCATTCCCCAGAGTCGCTGTTGGAACCGGCTTTCTCCTTCCCGGGCATCATAAACAGCTCTCTTGCCGCGTTACAAACCCTGACTTCTAAAGTCTGTTTTGTCGTAATCAGCCTGACAATTGAGATACTTGACTTCCTTTCGGTACTCTTATCTCCTACTCAGGTAAAGCAGAGGATTTTACTTCGAGGGCAAAAGTTATGAtggcaataaaatgaaaagggaaagctCA containing:
- the FERD3L gene encoding fer3-like protein produces the protein MAAYPESCVDATVLDFVADLSLASPGRPLLCGFAPGVPFGDRDGRPRRLARFEEEDPEDDEGEVDEEEEEEEHGRGASLLGRPKRKRVITYAQRQAANIRERKRMFNLNEAFDQLRRKVPTFAYEKRLSRIETLRLAIVYISFMTELLESCEKKETG